One region of Duncaniella freteri genomic DNA includes:
- a CDS encoding terminase gpP N-terminus-related DNA-binding protein, with the protein MATKTKKEREQQREHARLLYMQGEPQKSIAEKVGVSAQTVTKWVAEGGWEQARAAANITRQELVNKIFNSINVLLEDLANDPSPEKTAASADKLVKFAATVERLDKKTSVVDIIEVFMAFSKWLQYRMSFDPNVTPELLKTINHYHDLFISEKLKESF; encoded by the coding sequence ATGGCAACTAAAACCAAAAAGGAACGCGAACAGCAACGCGAACACGCGCGCCTCCTATATATGCAGGGGGAGCCTCAGAAGTCTATTGCTGAAAAAGTCGGCGTATCTGCTCAGACTGTCACAAAATGGGTTGCGGAGGGTGGCTGGGAACAGGCACGAGCCGCCGCCAACATTACGAGACAGGAACTGGTTAATAAAATTTTTAACTCCATAAATGTGTTACTGGAGGATTTGGCAAATGACCCCAGCCCGGAGAAAACAGCCGCCAGCGCTGACAAACTTGTGAAGTTTGCCGCCACTGTTGAACGCCTCGACAAAAAAACTTCCGTGGTTGACATTATAGAGGTATTTATGGCTTTCAGCAAATGGCTGCAATATCGTATGAGCTTCGACCCGAATGTCACCCCGGAACTGCTCAAAACCATTAACCATTATCACGACCTTTTCATCTCTGAAAAATTAAAAGAGTCTTTCTAA
- a CDS encoding N-acetylmuramoyl-L-alanine amidase yields MATLKQGSRGAEVKALQQRLNLIPDGIFGPLTEEAVKEFQKRKGLTADGIAGAQTLAAMGATPGKRKVDEIILHYTATPEGEEFSNTRIKASHLARGFSDIGYHYVIGLNGEIRPGRSEAVAGAHCTGHNTRSIGVCYVGGCPPRKTPNWQNIGKDTRTPAQEATLVKLVKELLKKYPGATVHGHNEFANKPCPGFDVKKWLTKVGIKQ; encoded by the coding sequence ATGGCTACACTGAAACAAGGAAGCAGAGGCGCGGAGGTAAAAGCCCTGCAACAGCGGTTAAACCTCATACCTGACGGTATTTTCGGACCGTTGACCGAGGAAGCCGTCAAAGAGTTTCAGAAGCGTAAGGGGTTAACGGCTGACGGAATAGCCGGAGCGCAGACACTTGCAGCTATGGGCGCGACACCCGGAAAGCGCAAGGTCGATGAAATCATTCTGCACTATACGGCAACGCCGGAGGGTGAGGAGTTTTCAAATACCCGGATAAAAGCAAGCCATTTGGCGCGTGGCTTTTCTGATATAGGCTACCACTATGTTATCGGACTAAACGGGGAAATCCGCCCCGGGCGGTCCGAGGCAGTGGCCGGAGCGCATTGCACCGGACATAATACGCGGTCAATCGGTGTGTGTTACGTTGGCGGATGTCCGCCACGTAAGACCCCGAATTGGCAAAATATCGGGAAGGACACACGAACCCCGGCACAAGAGGCTACGCTTGTAAAGTTGGTTAAAGAACTTCTCAAGAAATACCCCGGCGCTACTGTTCACGGTCATAACGAATTTGCTAATAAACCGTGCCCCGGCTTCGATGTAAAAAAATGGCTCACAAAAGTGGGTATTAAACAGTAA